CAGGACAGGTAGAGGGTTGACGTTGCTGTGCGCTTAccaaaccctaacccttgtCATTTTAACAATTTTTCATTCCCTTTCTTGTTGAACTTACACTTCAAGTTACTTCACCTTCCCGCCCAACCTGACTTCATCCTTTCATTTCACAATAAATTCATCCGCCGTTAGTTGCCGCCACCATAATATAGCAACGGGCACTTTGCACAAAATGCCTGGCCGTGCCAACCTACGGCATGGCATCGACCGCGATGTCTACCAGCTCGTCGTGAAACTGGAgattgaggaggaagacaggCGAGAGGCCATCATCGAGAAGGAAGGCAAGAACAGCAAAAACCTATCGAGCAGGCGAGGGCTCTCAGTCTCATCCGTTTACGACTCAATAAAACGGTCCAACTCGAGTCTTGCGCGCCAAAAGAAGAAACTACTGGAGGACTCCATCGAGCGGGTGCTCGACCTACGACGAGAGGAGGCCAAAAAGGACGCGGTCGAGGATTCGGACGATGCAATTGAGGCGGCGGATGAGGCCGAAGCGGCCAAGAGGAACAAGTCGGCTGAGGCGACGGCTACAGGGTTTCTGAACAAGCAGATTGCGAAGGCATGGGGTTTGGCCGCGCCGAAGCTGCCTGCGACGACGGCAGTGAGTGGTGAAGgtgtggcggtggtggaaaaTGGTGGAGGGGAGGCGGGTGCCGCTGGTGAAGGGGGATCGGGCTCAGTTCCACAAACCCCCGGACTCGGAGCGGCTGCTGTAGCTCCAGGATCATCTGAGAGACAGGCGAATGGAGAGCCtagaggaaagaagagaaaggcggAGAAGATAtcgaaggagaaagaggtcGACCGGTCGCCGCCCACGGGCATCTCCATCAAGGACATTGCCGGTGTGGACGATACCTTGGACAAGCTTCTACACGAGGTGTGGTTCCCGCTTTGTGCGGGTGAGGCCTGTGCCAAGATGGGATACCGTTACGACAATGGCGTGCTCCTCCACGGCCCTTCGGGCTGCGGCAAGACCACGCTTGCTCACGCCGTGGCTGGCAGCGTTGGCGCCGCCTTCATTCCTGTCTCTGCGCCTTCCATCGTCGGCGGCACCTCGGGCGAGTCAGAAAAGAATATCCGTGATGTCTTCGATGAAGCGATCCGTCTCGCCCCGTGCCTCATCTTTATCGACGAAATCGACGCCATTGCTGGCAAGCGTGAGAGCGCTAATAAGGGCATGGAAGGCCGTATCGTAGCGGAAATCATGAACGGCATGGACCGCATCAAGCAGCAGACACCCCTTGGCAAGAATGTTGTCGTTCTGGCCGCCACCAACCGTCCGGACTTTTTGGATCCCGCCATCCGTCGCCGCTTCAGCGCCGAGATCGACATGGGCATGCCCAACGAGCGCGCCCGCGAGCACATTCTCAAGTCCCTCTCTCGCGACCTCAACGTGGCCGACGACGTCAATTTCGCCGAGCTTGCCAAGCTAACACCCGGCTACGTCGGTTCCGATCTGCAGTACGTCGTCAAAGCCGCCGTGTCCGAATCCTTCCGTGGAAGTCTCGACGCCCTGCTCGAAAAGGCGCGCCAACTGCGCGCTGCCGCTGCAGAAGCTGCCACTGCCGCTATCACCTCCGACTCCCCCGAGGGCCACGAAGAGCAACAGAAACAGATTCAAAAGGAACTCGACGACACCCTCACCGGCATCTCCCAAAAACAGCGCGACTGGCTCCTCCTCGAGGACCACCGCCAAGCCTCGTGGTCCGACAGCTGCATCACCATGGCCCAATTCCGCCTCGCCGTCTCCCGCGTGCAGCCGGCCTCCAAGCGTGAAGGCTTCAGCACGATACCTGACACCACGTGGGCGCATGTGGGCGCTCTTGACGAAGTCCGCAAGAAGCTCGAGATGAGCATCATCGGCCCCATCAAGCGGCCCGAACTTTTCACCAAGGTGGGCATTAAACCGGCCGCCGGTATTTTGCTCTGGGGTCCTCCAGGCTGCGGTAAGACGCTGGTCGCCAAGGCCGTAGCCAACGAGTCCAAAGCCAACTTCATCTCCATCAAGGGTCCCGAGTTGCTGAACAAGTATGTGGGCGAATCCGAGAGAGCAGTCCGCCAGCTTTTCGCGCGCGCCAAGTCCTCGGCCCCCTGCATCTTGTTCTTCGACGAGATGGACGCCCTGGTGCCCAAGCGCGACGACTCGCTCTCCGACGCCAGCGCCCGCGTCGTCAACACCCTGCTCACGGAGCTTGACGGTGTTGGCGACCGCAGCGGTATCTACGTCATTGGCGCTACGAACAGGCCGGACATCATTGACGAGGCGATCAGAAGACCGGGCAGATTGGGAACGAGCATCTACGTCGGCTTGCCCAGCGCGGAGGATCGGGTGGACATTCTCCGAACACTCTACAGGAACTCGATTGCGAGGGCCAAGGCTTCCCAgacggctgctgctgctcctcctcgtcctacGCCTACTACGACACCCGCTGTGGAGGGAGACGTAATGGATATCGATGGCGGCTCTGGCGCTGTTCTGCCAGGCCAACAAACGCCCTcggccaccgccgccgctatgGACGAGACCATgcaggaggcggagaagcaGCTGGAGCGTGTCGCGCTGGATTTGCGCTGCACCGGCTTCTCGGGTGCCGATCTGGGCAACTTGATGCAGGCGGCTGCCCAGGCTTGTTTGGAGAGGGCGTACCTGAGCCAGATGTACCAGTCTAGTAAGGAGAGTGGTACGCcaacggaggaggagaaggtgaCGGATATGGTGGCTAACCCGGTCATCACTCCGGAGGACTGGGAGAAGGCGCTGAACGAGGTGAAGCCTAGTGTGAAAGATCCGGAAAAATATGTCCATATTGATTAGCAGATGAGAAGGGATTGCAACATGGCGTTCTAGGGTTTATAAAAAAATGGTCTTGATGCTTTGataattatacctatagATTTATTTGGGTATCGGAAACATGAAAATTGCCGATTATGGTAGGCATGTTGCGAGATGAAGCCGTCAAATTCCACAAGTCCAACAAGTCATGGGACGGTTAGGTAGATGTAAATTATCGCGTGAGCAGAGATGCTTTATTGTATTTTGAATGCAGTTAGATATGACAGTCCTCCATTCTTTataacatcatcatcaaatcTGAAAAATGCCTGCCTCGCTTTTGAACGCTCAAAAGAAGCTGACCAGTGATTACTCTGTCGCCTTCAATCTCGCGTGACCGTCAAGCACCAAACCATACATACACGGCAGGAACGGGATCAAGAAAGGGGGTGTAAGGGGGAATGGGGTATTTCTTCGTAACTTCATACAGAGGAGGTTTTGAGATATCGTGGTTGTCGAAAAACAACCAAGAATCGCCGAGCACAAGTCGTCTAGTCTATGGTCCAACAACGAAGAGGGATGTGCCAAGCCCGTCTaatgcaaaaaaaaaatctccctttttattaatacagTCCCATAACTCCTCGAGAACAACGCCCATCATCAAACAGATTGCATTTAAGCAGTAGCCTCCTTCATGAAGCTGTGGGAGTGAAATCGAGTTAGCTTTGCATTTTTTTTTGAGTGACAAATATAGGGGAGCAGCGCATGACGTACGTGATGATGTCGTTcctgtccttgtccttcttgagACCACCGAAGGCCATCTTGGTACCAGGGATGTA
The Neurospora crassa OR74A linkage group II, whole genome shotgun sequence DNA segment above includes these coding regions:
- a CDS encoding AAA family ATPase/60S ribosome export protein Rix7 translates to MPGRANLRHGIDRDVYQLVVKLEIEEEDRREAIIEKEGKNSKNLSSRRGLSVSSVYDSIKRSNSSLARQKKKLLEDSIERVLDLRREEAKKDAVEDSDDAIEAADEAEAAKRNKSAEATATGFLNKQIAKAWGLAAPKLPATTAVSGEGVAVVENGGGEAGAAGEGGSGSVPQTPGLGAAAVAPGSSERQANGEPRGKKRKAEKISKEKEVDRSPPTGISIKDIAGVDDTLDKLLHEVWFPLCAGEACAKMGYRYDNGVLLHGPSGCGKTTLAHAVAGSVGAAFIPVSAPSIVGGTSGESEKNIRDVFDEAIRLAPCLIFIDEIDAIAGKRESANKGMEGRIVAEIMNGMDRIKQQTPLGKNVVVLAATNRPDFLDPAIRRRFSAEIDMGMPNERAREHILKSLSRDLNVADDVNFAELAKLTPGYVGSDLQYVVKAAVSESFRGSLDALLEKARQLRAAAAEAATAAITSDSPEGHEEQQKQIQKELDDTLTGISQKQRDWLLLEDHRQASWSDSCITMAQFRLAVSRVQPASKREGFSTIPDTTWAHVGALDEVRKKLEMSIIGPIKRPELFTKVGIKPAAGILLWGPPGCGKTLVAKAVANESKANFISIKGPELLNKYVGESERAVRQLFARAKSSAPCILFFDEMDALVPKRDDSLSDASARVVNTLLTELDGVGDRSGIYVIGATNRPDIIDEAIRRPGRLGTSIYVGLPSAEDRVDILRTLYRNSIARAKASQTAAAAPPRPTPTTTPAVEGDVMDIDGGSGAVLPGQQTPSATAAAMDETMQEAEKQLERVALDLRCTGFSGADLGNLMQAAAQACLERAYLSQMYQSSKESGTPTEEEKVTDMVANPVITPEDWEKALNEVKPSVKDPEKYVHID